The genomic window CGCAGAACAGCGCCCGAATTGGCTGGACAAGAGAAGAGGTGGATGTGCGGCTCAGGGTGATCATGCGCAACATTCATAACACTTGCCTGCTGAAAGCGGAACAATATGGCCGGAAAGGAAATTATGTGGACGGGGCCAACATAGCCGGATTCACAAAAGTGGCGGATGCCATGATTGAACAAGGAGTGATTTAAGTATTAACATTGAATTAGAACGATTTAAAATTATGGCATTACTTGATAAGATAAATGAGGACCTGAAGCAGGCCATGCGTGAAAAGGATCAGGCCAGGCTCAGAGGGCTGCGTGCGATAAAGGCAGAATTGCTTTTGGCGCAAACAGAGAAAGGCGGCACTAATAAAATAGATGAGAAAAAGGAGCTGCAAATGTTACAGAAGCTGGCAAAACAAAGGAAGGAATCGCTGGAAGTTTACGAGCAACAGGGCAGGCCGGAACTGGCACAGGACGAAAAGGAAGAGCTTGAAGTGATCCAGGAATATCTTCCCAAACAAATGGCCGAGGATGAAGTAAGGGAAAGGTTAAGGGAGATCATCAGCAAGTCGGGAGCGCGCGATGCTTCGGAGATGGGCAAAGTGATGCCGCTGGCCATGAAAGAATTGGGCGGAAAAACGGACGGCAAAACAATTTCACGAATTGCAGGTGAGTTGTTAAAAGGATGAATATTCTTGATATCCTTGTGTTGCTACCCGTGGGCTTGTTGATGGTGCGTGGTTTCAGCAAGGGCATTCTCGCTGAAATATTCTCATTGATCGCCCTTATTGCGGGAGTGATTGGATCACTGAAGCTGGCACATGAGTTTGTGAATTTGATGCCGGTTAGCTGGCAGGATTCCAATATGTTTAAGCTCCTCTTGTATCTTGCAGTATTTGCCGCAATATTCATCGCTGTAATATTCCTGGGGAAAGCCATTGAGGGTGCATTAAAAGTGATGCAACTCAATATTTTTAACAGGATTTTTGGTTTGCTATTGGGGCTGGTAAAGGCGCTGTTTATTGTGGGGCTGCTCTTCTGGCTTTTCGCGCTGGCCGACCTAGTACCTGCTGAAACCCGGAATGGATCCACTCTTTATCCTCTTCTGGAGGATTTCTCTCCCTGGCTGATTGACAGTATTACGGCTAATTTGCCGCACTTTCAGGATATGGTGAAGGAAATAGAGCAAAGCTTTTCAGGCCATTTCCATTTTGAATTGTCATGATACTTTTACTAGATTGTTTCGATTCATTCAGTTACAATCTCTGGCATTATTTGCAGGCCGGAGGTGCGCAGTGCATTGTGGTGAGGGAGGACGAAGCGGATATTGGGAGATTGTCAGATATGCCGCTGTCAGGCATCGTCATATCTCCGGGACCCCAGTCGCCACAGGATCATCCTTTTATTTTCCGGCTTCTGGAGGAGATGGCGGGGAAGGTGCCGATTCTGGGAATCTGCCTTGGGTTCCAGGCTATTGGGCAATTTGCCGGGATGGAACTCATCAAGGCACCAGTACCTTTTCATGGAAAAGTATCGCAGATATTTCATAATGGACATGCCATGTTTCATAATATAACTTCTCCTTTTTCCGTCACGAGATATCATTCGCTTTGTCTTAAAAGTGAGCAAAATGATATGATTGAGATTACAGCAAGAACAAAGGAGGGTTTACCAATGTCTTTGTCAGTCAGGGATCATTTGATATGGGGCCATCAATTTCATCCTGAATCTATTCTTACCACGGATGGCCAAACACTTGTAGAGAACTGGCTCCGGGCCGTTCCGTTAAATTTGGGAATTTTATAATTCTGTTATCTTTGAAAACCTTTAACTGCCCGTGTAATGGAGTTTCGCGTTAAGCAAGAAAACAATTTTGAATACGTAGAAGAAGGGGAAGGACAGGTTATACTTTTGTTGCATGGGCTTTTCGGAGCGCTGAGTAATTTTCGTGATGTTCTTTCCTATTTCTCTAAGCATTACAAGGTTGTAATACCCATAATGCCGATATACAAGATGCCGATGATCAAGGCTACTGTCGGTGAACTCAGCAATTTTATCCATCGTTTTATGGAATTCAAGCAGTATCAGCAGGTCAATGTGCTGGGTAACTCGCTTGGTGGCCATGTGGCACTTATTTACACGCTTCAGCACAGTTCACGCGTCAGCAGCATGATCCTGACCGGAAGTTCCGGATTGTACGAAAGTTCGATGGGTGGAACATTTCCTAAGCGCAACAATTATGAGTTTATCAAGGAAAAGGTAGAGTTTACATTCTATTCTCCGGGCACTGCCTCAAAAGAGTTGGTGGATGAAGTATTCGGAATTGTAAATGACAGAACACGGGCAATGAAGATCATAGCGATGGCCAAATCAGCAATTCGCCACAACCTCCGGAAAGAAATTACCAAGATCAATGTCCCTTCATGTCTTATCTGGGGCTATAATGATCAGATCACTCCTCCTGAAGCAGCAGAAGAATTTAATGACCTTTTACCCAATTCTGAGCTGCACTTTATAGATAAATGCGGGCATGCACCGATGATGGAAAGACCTGATGAATTCAACCAGATCCTGGAGCAATTCCTTTCGAAAGTATTGATACATTCAGGAGACCAATTATGATTTCACGCGATCTCATAACGCAGTCCATACCGGTTCTCCTGATATCAAGCAAGATCAGCAGAGCGCGGCAGCTTTTTCTGGAATTCGGCATTAGCCATCTTCCGGTTGTCAGGAAAGGAAAATTCCTGGGAATGGTGGCTTCAGTGGCCTGTGTCTCACATCCTGATTCCTCTCAGACCATCAAAGAACTGGAAAATGATTTCATCAAAGCCAGCGTGCCGGAAGACATTCATTTTCTGGATGTTGTAAAGATCAGTGTTGAAAATCATTTAAGTGCTATAGCCGTTTTAAAGGATTATGAGTACGCTGGAACTATAAGAACCGATACTTTATTAGAACACCTTGCCCTGCAATATTCCTTTAATGAGCCTGGCGGCATTATTACGCTCGTAATGCCTGTACGAGATTTTTCCTTGTCTGAGATTGCTCATATCGTAGAATCGAATAACGCAAAAATTCTCAGCTACTATCTGAGTCAGAATGCGGATGCCAGCAGACTGACGGTCACATTGAAGCTTAATTCCTTATTCATGAAAAATATCATTGCGACCTTTCAACGCTATGAATATGAGGTGAGCGTGTTTCACTTCAACGAGTTGCAGCAGGATGATCTCAAAGATCGTTTCGATCATCTTATGAAGTATCTGAACATTTAGCAGCCTCTTTGGCTATAACAGGCTAACGAGCTTTGAAGTGTATGAAGATCGCTGTATTTTCAAGAGAATATAAATCCTCAACCGTACTCACTCTCCAAAGACTGTTCGACAGTCTCGCCCGCAATAACTTCAGGATTTTCGTTTTTGAATCACTTGCCAGAGAACTGAAAGAGAAAGGCGGGGTAAAGTATGAAGGAGAGGTACTGCAAGGCTATAAGGATCTTGTAGCCAACAGCATTGACTATGTGTTGAGCGTAGGCGGGGATGGAACCCTTCTTGAAACTTTGCTATTAGTAAGAGATTCAGGAATCCCGGTGGGAGGCATTAATACCGGTCGCCTGGGATTTCTCTCGAATACACCGGAGAGTGAGGTCGAGACTGCAATAGAGGATTTACGTGCAGGAAACTATTATATAGAAGCACGGACTCTTTTGAAATGTAATTGCGACAAGGAGCTTTTTAAAATGAACTATGCGCTAAATGACTTCACCATTCATAAGCGGGATAATACCTCAATGCTCATCATAAAAACCTTTTTGAACGGAGACATGTTTAACACCTATTGGGCAGATGGGATAATCGTTTCCACGCCAACCGGATCTACCGCGTATTCGTTAAGTTGCGGTGGGCCTGTTATCTTCCCTGGCTCAAAAACTTTTTCCATAACCCCCGTTGCACCCCATAATTTGAATGTAAGGCCCATTGTGATTTCAGATGAAAGCATTATCAGTTTTGAAATTAGTGGCAGAGGAAGCAATTATTTGGTTTCATTGGATTCAAGATCAGAAATTATTGACTACTCATGGCAATTGGCGGTGTCCAAGGCAGATTTTACGATGAACCTGATTCGCTTTCATAACCAAAATTTCATCAGTACATTGCGGAATAAACTCATGTGGGGCATAGATTCGCGGAACAATTAAAATCATAAGTCTTTGGTGAAATGGAAGAATCATGTAAATTTACCGCCTCTTTAAAAATTGGGAGAAAAAACATCTTTAATATGAAATTGATAAAAACAATTTTGTGCATCGCAGCTACAGGAATGTTGATGACAACCGCTACTGCTCAGGACCATGAAGTAGGTCTTTTTGTTGGAGCAGCCATTTATCAGGGAGATTTAACGGCTCCTGCACTCACGCTTAGTGAGACGAAACCGGGATTTGGAGGTTTATATCGCTATTACTTCAATCCCAGGTTAAATTTCAAAGGAAGCCTTTATACCGGATGGATATCCGGGGATGATAAAAATCATCCTGAAGATGGTAGGGAAAAAAGGAATCTGAGTTTCCGGAGCAATGTAACGGAACTCTCGCTTCAAATGGAGCTGAACATTTTGCCTTATATAAGCGGTAGCCAGAAATATAAATTCGCTCCTTACGTTTTTGGAGGTGTGGCTGGCTTTTACTTCAATCCCAAAACTGATGATGCGGCAGGAAATACGATCGCACTGCAACCTCTGGGTACGGAAGGCCAAAACCTTCCGGGTGGAGATCCCTACTCGCTGTATCAGTTCGCCATTCCTTATGGAATTGGTGTGAAGTACAACTTAGGAAAGCTTTGGAACCTCGGTTTTGAGGTCGGCCAAAGGAAGCTTTTCACTGATTTCCTTGATGATGTGAGCGATGATTATCCTGATATGGACGCTTTGGAGCAGCGCGACCCCAAAGCAGCCGAGCTTTCTTCAAGGGCTCCGGAACTGGGACTGAATCGCCATACCGAAGGCGCTCAGCGAGGAGATCCAAACGATATGGATATGTATGTATTCGTGGGCTTCACCTTGACAAAAACCTTCAGAAAGTATAGCTGTAAAGATTTTTAAAATAATAGATGTATAAAATTCTCGCATTCCTTCTTTTACTGTGGCTTCCCAATATTGCACAATCACAATACTGGGAAGCCGGAGTTTTTTTAGGCGGTTCTAATTATACCGGAGAGCTTACGCCTGGTGTGGTGGTTTGGAGCGAATCTCATCTGGCCGGTGGAGGTCTGGTGAGATACAATATATCCAGGCGTTTTGCCCTGAAGGGCCATATTTATTATGGTTCGATCTCAGGATCAGATGAAAATGCCAAAAGGGAAGAAAACCGGATCAGAAATCTTAATTTCAGAAGCTCGTTGTTGGAGTTTGGACTTCAGTTCGAATATAATCTCATGGAGTATGAGACCGGGACTAAATGGAATTTCGCACCGTTCATATTTGCCGGGTTGGGTGTATATCGCTATAATCCTCAAGCTATTATTACCACAAGAGCAAGCGATGGCAGTTTCGAAGAAGAATATGTGGAGTTGCAGCCTTTAGGAACCGAAGGCCAGGAATTGACGCAGTATCAGAATAGAAAAAAGTATAATCTCACGCAACTGAGTATCCCCTTTGGGGCCGGCCTTAAATTTTCCATAAGCGGCCACATGAATATTGGAGTGGAGATTGGCCCGCGGTTCACTTACAATGATTATCTGGACGATATCAGTCAGACCTACGTGGAGGATCAACTCCTTAGAGCGCAAAACGGGCCACTTGCTGCGAGGTTGGCGAACCGGACAGGTGAAGTACTGGGAGAACCACTTGAAGTTGGGCCTCACGTGGACAGGGGAAACTCATCCACTTTTGACTGGTATCATTTTGCAGGATTTACCGTTACCTATTCCTTCTACAGGGATGTATGCTACGGGTTTTGATCCAATTGTCACCATTTTTTGTTATTGTCTGAAAATTGCATTTAAGCAATTTTTTTAGCGAAGTACTGTTAGCGTATACATGCTACGAATTATTCCCATCCTGCTTTTCCTTCCTTTTTTGTTCTATCCTGACCTTATCCGGGCGCAGAAATATGAGTATGGTTTTCTTGTAGGAGCGGCAAATTATCAGGGGGATATGGCTCCGAGGCCCATCCTGAAAGAATCTCATCCTGCAGGTGGAATATTTTTTCGAAATAACGTCTCTCCTTTTTTTGCCTGGAAAGTGGGTGTACATTATGGTCGTATTTCCGGCAATGACTCAAACCTGGAGTATCTTCAAACCCGGAATTTAAGTTTCTTTTCG from Bacteroidia bacterium includes these protein-coding regions:
- a CDS encoding GatB/YqeY domain-containing protein translates to MALLDKINEDLKQAMREKDQARLRGLRAIKAELLLAQTEKGGTNKIDEKKELQMLQKLAKQRKESLEVYEQQGRPELAQDEKEELEVIQEYLPKQMAEDEVRERLREIISKSGARDASEMGKVMPLAMKELGGKTDGKTISRIAGELLKG
- a CDS encoding CvpA family protein, encoding MNILDILVLLPVGLLMVRGFSKGILAEIFSLIALIAGVIGSLKLAHEFVNLMPVSWQDSNMFKLLLYLAVFAAIFIAVIFLGKAIEGALKVMQLNIFNRIFGLLLGLVKALFIVGLLFWLFALADLVPAETRNGSTLYPLLEDFSPWLIDSITANLPHFQDMVKEIEQSFSGHFHFELS
- a CDS encoding aminodeoxychorismate/anthranilate synthase component II; this encodes MILLLDCFDSFSYNLWHYLQAGGAQCIVVREDEADIGRLSDMPLSGIVISPGPQSPQDHPFIFRLLEEMAGKVPILGICLGFQAIGQFAGMELIKAPVPFHGKVSQIFHNGHAMFHNITSPFSVTRYHSLCLKSEQNDMIEITARTKEGLPMSLSVRDHLIWGHQFHPESILTTDGQTLVENWLRAVPLNLGIL
- a CDS encoding alpha/beta hydrolase, which codes for MEFRVKQENNFEYVEEGEGQVILLLHGLFGALSNFRDVLSYFSKHYKVVIPIMPIYKMPMIKATVGELSNFIHRFMEFKQYQQVNVLGNSLGGHVALIYTLQHSSRVSSMILTGSSGLYESSMGGTFPKRNNYEFIKEKVEFTFYSPGTASKELVDEVFGIVNDRTRAMKIIAMAKSAIRHNLRKEITKINVPSCLIWGYNDQITPPEAAEEFNDLLPNSELHFIDKCGHAPMMERPDEFNQILEQFLSKVLIHSGDQL
- a CDS encoding CBS domain-containing protein, which translates into the protein MISRDLITQSIPVLLISSKISRARQLFLEFGISHLPVVRKGKFLGMVASVACVSHPDSSQTIKELENDFIKASVPEDIHFLDVVKISVENHLSAIAVLKDYEYAGTIRTDTLLEHLALQYSFNEPGGIITLVMPVRDFSLSEIAHIVESNNAKILSYYLSQNADASRLTVTLKLNSLFMKNIIATFQRYEYEVSVFHFNELQQDDLKDRFDHLMKYLNI
- a CDS encoding NAD kinase encodes the protein MKIAVFSREYKSSTVLTLQRLFDSLARNNFRIFVFESLARELKEKGGVKYEGEVLQGYKDLVANSIDYVLSVGGDGTLLETLLLVRDSGIPVGGINTGRLGFLSNTPESEVETAIEDLRAGNYYIEARTLLKCNCDKELFKMNYALNDFTIHKRDNTSMLIIKTFLNGDMFNTYWADGIIVSTPTGSTAYSLSCGGPVIFPGSKTFSITPVAPHNLNVRPIVISDESIISFEISGRGSNYLVSLDSRSEIIDYSWQLAVSKADFTMNLIRFHNQNFISTLRNKLMWGIDSRNN
- a CDS encoding DUF6089 family protein; this translates as MKLIKTILCIAATGMLMTTATAQDHEVGLFVGAAIYQGDLTAPALTLSETKPGFGGLYRYYFNPRLNFKGSLYTGWISGDDKNHPEDGREKRNLSFRSNVTELSLQMELNILPYISGSQKYKFAPYVFGGVAGFYFNPKTDDAAGNTIALQPLGTEGQNLPGGDPYSLYQFAIPYGIGVKYNLGKLWNLGFEVGQRKLFTDFLDDVSDDYPDMDALEQRDPKAAELSSRAPELGLNRHTEGAQRGDPNDMDMYVFVGFTLTKTFRKYSCKDF
- a CDS encoding DUF6089 family protein, which translates into the protein MYKILAFLLLLWLPNIAQSQYWEAGVFLGGSNYTGELTPGVVVWSESHLAGGGLVRYNISRRFALKGHIYYGSISGSDENAKREENRIRNLNFRSSLLEFGLQFEYNLMEYETGTKWNFAPFIFAGLGVYRYNPQAIITTRASDGSFEEEYVELQPLGTEGQELTQYQNRKKYNLTQLSIPFGAGLKFSISGHMNIGVEIGPRFTYNDYLDDISQTYVEDQLLRAQNGPLAARLANRTGEVLGEPLEVGPHVDRGNSSTFDWYHFAGFTVTYSFYRDVCYGF